The Osmerus eperlanus chromosome 7, fOsmEpe2.1, whole genome shotgun sequence genome includes a region encoding these proteins:
- the smg5 gene encoding nonsense-mediated mRNA decay factor SMG5, giving the protein MSGSGQDNEPEAKVLLIKRLYRAVVESVHKLDVIIGSKASHREVFKPENISLRNKLRELCVKLMFLHPVDYGRKAEELLWRKVYYEVIQVIKTNKKHIHSRSALECAYRTHLIAGVGFYQHLLLYIQSHYQLELQDCIDWTHVTDPLIGRKQPVSASPKEMEWAQMACHRCLVYLGDLARYQNELAGVESEQLAERFYHQALSVTPHVGMPFNQLGTLAGSKFFNVEATYYYLRCIQSESPFEGAYGNLKRLFDKAAKMYHQVKKQEMKKLSPSRQRSKDIKRLLVSFMYLQSLLQPKNSLMETELTSLCQSVLEDFNLVLFYLPPPAQPHAGHSPSEEEEEPQQQHDSACALLPDALVFKMVVTCLMVVHSLKRGGSKQYSASIAFTLALFSHLVNHVNIRLQAELEEGESQVPALQTDNTDDAEMRDLSEPLAPAEKPLQNGSLELEDEQGRARPRSGPATGGSAAGEQKKSEEEKQKQKKKYTRLSRLRRRRCAARKEDESDLSEGFESDEEEDDEEEPRPGHADVGTPPPEACAPNKESKREPLPKQGSWESGSEEEEEEGGTAFDVETDSDMNSQESRSDLEDMEDNPDGTESVDGPREAQDAKDRASPRRDGDSPPATNGPLLPCSDPSISSNLQAMSSQLFQAKRCFRLAPTFSNMLVRPQGSTSANPAPADPNHSASPSLETPPPPGDSPCDAGPGTANGTNDNDLDSDSEGSQHSTQSVPSEKTLSERLEILTNQGLIQVVKVFVDWLRTNTDIILMCAQSSQSLWNRLSVLLNLLPDGSKMLEAELGLSAEVKELLGEGEQPGLVQSVLLPEDLALRHLPALGLAHRRLDFHRQRPSLSPVQECVVRVCCIRSFGHFLTSLQGNVLHFNPELGIFTSISQSEQDNLVQQAKAQFRMAEEEARRNRLMRDMAQLRLQLEVSQLEGSLQQPKAQSSMSPYLVPDSAALSQHLNLIRQLAGSGCFIIIIPRTVIDGLDVLKKENPGARDGIRFLESEFRKGNRYIRCQKESGRSFERDKLKRQDMEAWHLYKMVDSCRQLTVSQSNGEEDTAGMVTILTGHPVEELSSRSAPMKSAIQAVASAGMELKNIVEFYRQWKEIG; this is encoded by the exons ATGAGTGGATCTGGACAGGACAATGAGCCGGAGGCGAAGGTCCTTCTCATCAAGAGGCTGTACAG GGCTGTGGTAGAGTCTGTGCACAAGCTGGATGTGATCATTGGCAGCAAAGCATCCCACAGAGAGGTTTTCAAACCTGAGAACATCAGCCTTCGAAACAA GTTGCGGGAGCTGTGTGTGAAGCTGATGTTCCTCCACCCTGTAGACTACGGCCGCAAGGCAGAGGAGCTTCTCTGGAGAAAGGTCTACTATGAGGTCATTCAGGTCATCAAGACTAACAAGAAG CACATTCACAGCCGCAGTGCTCTGGAGTGTGCCTACAGGACCCACCTGATAGCAGGAGTGGGATTCTACCAGCACTTGCTGCTCTACATTCAGTCTCATTACCAGCTGGAGCTGCAGGACTGCATCGACTGGACTCACGTCACCGACCCTCTCATTG GTCGAAAGCAGCCTGTGTCTGCCAGCCCCAAGGAGATGGAGTGGGCACAGATGGCTTGTCATCGCTGTCTGGTGTACCTGGGAGATCTAG CACGCTACCAAAATGAGTTGGCTGGGGTGGAGTCTGAGCAGCTGGCTGAACGCTTCTACCACCAGGCCCTGTCCGTCACGCCGCACGTCG GAATGCCTTTCAATCAGTTGGGTACATTAGCAGGTAGTAAGTTCTTCAATGTGGAGGCCACCTACTACTACCTTCGCTG TATCCAGTCGGAAAGTCCTTTTGAAGGGGCCTATGGGAACTTAAAGCGTCTCTTTGACAAGGCTGCCAAGATGTACCACCAGGTGAAGAAGCAGGAGATGAAGAAGCTGTCACCGTCTCGTCAAAG GTCTAAAGACATCAAGCGACTCCTGGTGAGCTTCATGTACCTTCAGAGTCTACTGCAACCCAAGAACAG CCTGATGGAGACAGAGCTGACGTCACTGTGCCAGTCGGTGCTGGAGGACTTCAACCTGGTGCTGTTCTACCTGCCCCCACCCGCCCAGCCCCACGCCGGCCACTCccccagcgaggaggaggaggagcctcagCAGCAGCACGACTCGGCCTGCGCCCTCCTGCCCGACGCCCTGGTCTTCAAGATGGTGGTCACCTGTCTCATGGTGGTGCACAGTCTCAAAAGGGGAG GGTCGAAGCAGTACAGTGCGTCCATAGCTTTCACCCTGGCTCTCTTCTCCCACCTGGTCAACCACGTCAACATCCGGCTACAagccgagctggaggagggcgaGAGCCAAGTGCctgcactgcagacagacaaCACCG atGACGCTGAGATGAGAGACCTGTCCGAGCCCCTGGCCCCTGCGGAGAAGCCTCTCCAGAATGGCTCTCTGGAGCTGGAGGACGAGCAGGGGAGGGCTCGTCCCAGAAGCGGGCCCGCGACGGGCGGGAGCGCAGCCGGCGAGCAGAAGAAGtccgaggaggagaagcagaaacagaagaagaagtacaCCCGCCTCTCGCGCCTCCGCCGCCGGCGCTGCGCCGCTCGGAAGGAGGACGAAAGCGACCTCAGCGAGGGTTTCGAGagcgacgaggaggaggacgacgagGAGGAGCCGAGGCCGGGCCACGCCGACGTGGGCACCCCCCCGCCCGAGGCCTGCGCCCCCAACaaggagagcaagagggagcccCTGCCCAAGCAGGGCAGCTGGGAGAGCGggtccgaggaggaggaggaggaggggggcacggCGTTCGACGTGGAGACGGACTCGGACATGAACAGCCAGGAGTCCCGCTCCGACCTGGAAGACATGGAGGACAACCCCGACGGCACGGAGAGCGTGGACGGGCCCCGAGAGGCGCAGGACGCCAAGGACCGGGCGAGCCCCCGCAGGGACGGGGACAGCCCTCCGGCCACCAACGGGCCCCTGCTGCCCTGCAGCGACCCCAGCATCAGCAGCAACCTCCAGGCCATGTCCTCGCAGCTCTTCCAGGCCAAGCGCTGTTTCCGCCTGGCGCCCACCTTCAGCAACATGCTCGTCCGCCCTCAAGGCTCCACCTCGGCGAACCCGGCCCCCGCCGACCCCAACCActctgctagcccctccctggagaccccacctccccccggaGACTCTCCCTGCGACGCTGGCCCTGGGACTGCCAACGGAACCAACGACAACG ACTTGGATTCGGATTCCGAAGGCAGCCAGCACAGCACCCAATCAGTGCCTAGCGAGAAGACCCTGTCCGAGAGACTAGAGATTTTGACCAATCAGGGCCTCATCCAGGTGGTGAAGGTGTTTGTGGATTGGCTGAGGACAAACACAGATATTATACTCATGTGTGCACAG AGTTCTCAAAGCCTATGGAACAGACTGTCAGTGCTGCTGAACCTTCTGCCAGATGGGAGCAAGATGCTGGAAGCAG AGCTGGGCCTGAGCGCGGAGGTGAAGGAGCTGCTGGGTGAGGGTGAGCAGCCTGGCCTGGTGCAGAGCGTGCTGCTGCCCGAGGACCTGGCTCTGCGCCACCTGCCCGCCCTCGGCCTGGCACACCGCCGCCTCGACTTCCACCGCCAGAGACCCTCGCTCAGCCCCGTACAAGAG tgTGTCGTGCGCGTGTGTTGTATCCGTAGTTTTGGCCACTTCCTCACCAGTCTCCAGGGCAACGTGCTTCACTTTAACCCAGAGTTGGGCATCTTTACCagcatcagccaatcagagcaggaCAACCTGGTACAACAGGCCAAGGCCCAGTTCCGCATG gccgaGGAGGAAGCTCGCCGAAATCGCCTGATGAGAGACATGGCACAGCTTCGACTGCAG TTGGAGGTGTCCCAGCTAGAGGGCAGTCTGCAGCAGCCTAAGGCCCAGTCCTCCATGTCCCCCTACCTGGTGCCTGACTCTGCCGCCCTGAGCCAGCACCTCAACCTCATCAGGCAGCTGGCCGGCAGCGGgtgcttcatcatcatcatcccacgcACAG tgatTGACGGCCTGGACGTGCTGAAGAAAGAGAACCCCGGTGCAAGGGACGGGATCCGCTTCCTGGAGTCGGAGTTTCGCAAGGGCAACCG GTACATTCGCTGTCAGAAGGAGTCCGGGCGGAGTTTCGAGAGAGACAAACTCAAACGGCAGGACATGGAGGCCTG GCATCTATATAAGATGGTGGACAGCTGTCGCCAGCTGACCGTTTCCCAGAGTAATGGAGAGGAGGATACTGCTGGCATGGTGACCATCCTCACAGGTCACCCAGTGGAGGAGCTGAGTTCCAGATCTGCGCCTATGAAG TCTGCCATCCAGGCAGTGGCCTCAGCAGGCATGGAGCTGAAGAACATTGTGGAGTTCTACCGGCAGTGGAAGGAGATTGGCTGA